One part of the Treponema sp. OMZ 787 genome encodes these proteins:
- a CDS encoding Do family serine endopeptidase has product MRKLKNSFSATAGILLIMLFSVFLLSARCSSNPENAATVYADSGLRTELSKESVSALEALQRANRELSSMILPSVITLDVIETRKVQNNIDGFPWFFFNRPQDQKEGQGEREYEAEGMGSGVIVRKTGKTYYALTNQHVTGNAKTISVILYNGDKVQGKLVGSDQRKDVALVSFDYDKDLRVAVLGDSNTVQVGDLTYAIGAPMGYVSTVTSGIVSAVGRSGGPNRNNINDFIQTDAAINQGNSGGPLVNIYGEVIGINNWIVSSSGGSQGLAFSIPINNLKKAIDDFINSGEIKYGWLGVQLLEINDKFRESLNLKDIEGAFAGQVFLGSPADKGGIKPGDYITEVNSTKVKNVDDILRIIADLKPGESSSFKILRKGKEISATVKIEERDEKNVADSSKLWPGFVPSPLTDEVIKQLELKKGQNGVLVTNLQPKSPAAVISLQPGDIIVTVNGKDVKDVLSFYDELSSTKGEIWFDFIREGHNLVTPKIKR; this is encoded by the coding sequence ATGCGTAAATTAAAAAATTCATTTTCAGCAACGGCCGGAATTTTATTGATTATGCTTTTTTCGGTTTTTCTTCTTTCCGCCCGCTGTTCAAGCAATCCAGAAAATGCGGCAACTGTATATGCCGATTCCGGTCTAAGAACGGAGTTGAGCAAAGAGTCGGTTTCCGCCCTTGAAGCCCTTCAAAGAGCTAACCGTGAGCTTTCTTCGATGATTTTACCTTCCGTAATCACCCTTGATGTTATCGAAACAAGAAAGGTACAAAACAATATAGACGGTTTTCCTTGGTTTTTCTTTAACCGCCCGCAAGATCAAAAAGAAGGGCAGGGAGAAAGAGAATATGAAGCAGAGGGAATGGGTTCAGGTGTTATCGTAAGAAAGACCGGAAAAACCTATTATGCTTTGACAAATCAGCATGTTACGGGAAATGCTAAAACAATCTCGGTTATCCTTTATAACGGAGATAAGGTGCAGGGTAAATTGGTCGGTTCAGACCAACGGAAGGATGTTGCCCTTGTTTCTTTTGATTATGATAAAGATTTAAGAGTTGCCGTTTTAGGAGATTCAAATACCGTACAGGTCGGAGATCTTACATATGCAATCGGAGCTCCCATGGGCTATGTATCGACGGTTACAAGCGGTATTGTAAGTGCCGTAGGCCGTTCAGGCGGACCGAACAGAAATAATATAAACGACTTTATCCAAACGGATGCCGCAATAAATCAAGGTAACTCAGGCGGCCCCCTCGTCAATATTTACGGCGAGGTTATAGGCATAAATAACTGGATTGTTTCATCAAGCGGCGGATCCCAAGGCCTTGCCTTTTCGATTCCCATAAATAACCTTAAAAAAGCTATTGACGATTTTATTAATTCCGGTGAAATAAAATACGGCTGGCTCGGTGTTCAGCTTCTTGAGATAAACGATAAGTTTAGGGAGAGCTTAAACTTAAAGGATATCGAAGGTGCCTTTGCAGGACAGGTATTTTTAGGTTCGCCTGCCGATAAGGGCGGCATAAAACCCGGAGATTATATTACAGAGGTCAATTCAACAAAGGTTAAAAATGTTGACGATATTTTGCGTATTATTGCCGACTTAAAACCGGGTGAATCTTCTTCTTTTAAGATTTTAAGAAAAGGAAAAGAAATTTCTGCTACGGTGAAAATCGAAGAAAGGGATGAAAAAAATGTGGCAGATTCTTCCAAACTGTGGCCGGGCTTTGTTCCTTCACCTTTAACGGACGAGGTTATAAAACAATTAGAGCTTAAAAAAGGTCAAAACGGAGTTTTGGTAACGAATTTACAGCCTAAGAGTCCTGCTGCCGTTATAAGCTTGCAGCCCGGGGATATTATAGTAACGGTCAACGGAAAAGATGTTAAAGATGTTTTGAGCTTTTATGATGAGCTTTCAAGCACAAAGGGTGAAATTTGGTTTGACTTTATAAGAGAAGGTCACAATCTGGTTACCCCAAAGATTAAAAGATAA
- a CDS encoding EscU/YscU/HrcU family type III secretion system export apparatus switch protein, whose translation MTKSDNKKVDCAVALSYALQTKAPIITASGRGAAAKKIKEAAEKHGIKIIENETLTNILIHQEIGSCIPEYTYKAVAAIFAFLLKKD comes from the coding sequence ATGACAAAAAGTGACAACAAAAAAGTTGATTGTGCAGTAGCCCTCAGCTACGCTTTACAAACAAAGGCACCGATAATAACTGCATCGGGAAGAGGAGCTGCGGCAAAAAAAATAAAAGAGGCGGCAGAAAAACACGGAATTAAAATTATAGAAAATGAAACCTTGACAAACATTCTTATTCATCAAGAGATCGGTTCATGTATTCCGGAATACACATATAAGGCTGTAGCCGCTATCTTTGCCTTTTTGCTGAAAAAGGATTAG
- a CDS encoding HD-GYP domain-containing protein, which translates to MVKKIKTAELKIGARFSAPVFFDDGRNMFLLRGMPLSESELNTLKRWKIQYVVTAGDPVPEGETLDDEVEELNEVEELEDLDDEAEDVQEEYPISGTKLKRTEIGEISADCILKLTQDPRSMQLHTEYLDIIKSLEKIFENFKARKPVDNMPVNYHATQLIELVRKNPPLCVGFILGTELEEDNIARSSVNTAILAIILSEALELPKNRINEITIAALLHDVGMMKIPQKILNKTETLTDIEKQAVAAHTAYGYKTAMSELMYTREIALSIMQHHERWDGKGHPNGLSGTDIDIGARIITVADAFVAMITPKSYRDLMLGYQAMKNLLADNARIFDPEIIKVMIRSIGIYPIGSIVLMNDASLARVVKSSPETPMRPFVRILIDSTGEVLDENSEPVDLKKNKNLFIVRAIDPRAYRNK; encoded by the coding sequence ATGGTAAAAAAAATTAAAACTGCTGAATTAAAGATTGGAGCACGCTTTTCGGCACCGGTATTTTTTGATGACGGCCGAAATATGTTTCTTTTGAGAGGAATGCCGTTAAGTGAAAGTGAGTTAAATACTTTAAAACGATGGAAAATACAATATGTAGTTACAGCAGGAGATCCTGTACCTGAGGGAGAAACCTTAGACGACGAAGTAGAAGAACTTAATGAAGTAGAAGAACTTGAAGATTTGGATGATGAAGCCGAAGATGTTCAGGAAGAATACCCCATCAGCGGTACTAAACTCAAACGGACAGAAATTGGAGAAATTTCTGCGGACTGTATTTTAAAACTTACACAAGACCCTCGCTCCATGCAGCTTCATACAGAATACTTGGATATTATAAAGAGCCTTGAAAAAATATTTGAAAATTTCAAAGCCAGAAAGCCGGTAGATAATATGCCTGTAAACTATCACGCTACACAGTTGATAGAACTTGTCAGAAAAAACCCGCCTCTTTGCGTAGGCTTTATATTGGGAACCGAGCTTGAAGAAGATAATATTGCCCGCTCCTCCGTAAATACGGCTATATTAGCCATAATTTTAAGTGAGGCCCTTGAGCTTCCTAAAAACAGGATTAACGAAATAACGATTGCAGCCCTCCTGCATGATGTCGGAATGATGAAAATCCCTCAAAAAATTCTCAATAAAACCGAAACTCTTACGGATATTGAAAAACAAGCGGTTGCAGCCCACACTGCATACGGCTATAAAACAGCCATGAGCGAACTCATGTACACAAGAGAAATTGCCTTAAGTATCATGCAGCACCACGAAAGGTGGGACGGCAAAGGTCATCCCAACGGTCTATCCGGAACAGATATCGACATTGGTGCAAGGATCATAACCGTAGCCGATGCCTTTGTTGCGATGATAACACCTAAATCATACAGGGATCTAATGCTGGGTTACCAAGCCATGAAAAACCTTTTGGCCGATAATGCACGCATTTTCGATCCGGAAATAATAAAAGTCATGATCAGAAGCATAGGTATCTATCCTATAGGCTCCATAGTTTTAATGAACGATGCTTCTCTTGCAAGAGTAGTTAAAAGCTCGCCTGAAACGCCTATGAGACCCTTCGTCCGTATACTAATTGATTCAACTGGAGAGGTTTTGGATGAGAATTCGGAGCCTGTAGACTTAAAGAAAAATAAAAACCTTTTTATAGTTCGGGCAATTGATCCAAGGGCTTACAGAAATAAATAA
- a CDS encoding YraN family protein, with the protein MDSLGSKGEHSIAKWLTDKGYLILATNWRTRTGEIDIIAIDKTEQSSSGGVLVFVEVKTLLNTELSDLDLIINKKKQERIIKTAKHFLINNRKYNKMYTRFDVVVLKSNPFLEQPLEILHLKDAFGDCYD; encoded by the coding sequence ATGGATTCTCTTGGCTCAAAGGGAGAGCACAGTATAGCAAAATGGCTTACCGATAAGGGCTATCTTATCTTAGCAACAAACTGGAGAACCCGCACAGGAGAGATAGATATAATTGCTATCGATAAAACAGAGCAAAGCTCATCCGGCGGGGTCTTGGTTTTTGTCGAAGTAAAAACCTTATTAAATACGGAACTCTCGGACTTGGATCTTATTATCAACAAAAAAAAACAAGAACGGATTATAAAAACAGCTAAACATTTTCTTATAAACAATCGAAAATATAATAAGATGTATACAAGATTTGATGTGGTTGTGTTAAAGTCTAACCCTTTTTTGGAACAACCGCTTGAAATATTACATTTAAAAGATGCCTTTGGAGATTGCTATGACTAG
- the serS gene encoding serine--tRNA ligase yields the protein MLDYKFIKENVEAVKQNIKNRHMNADADKAVELYDKRTALVTSLQNLQKERNDNSHSMKQKLSPEERQKLVDQGKAIKEKIAQVEADLAEAEKALHEAVSKIPNMAHPDAPVGKEDSDNLEVKRCGTVPKFDFEPKDHVQLGQDLDLIDFEAGTKVSGVKFYFLKNEAVFLEQALTMYGLNILRKHGFKPFITPDIAKEEILYGIGFNPRGEESNVYSLEGEGSCLVATAEITLGGYHSDEIIKKEDLPLKYCGISHCFRREAGAAGQFSKGLYRVHQFSKLEMFVYCTPEESDAIHEELRIIEEEIFNGLGIPFRVVDTCTGDLGAPAYRKWDLEAWMPGRNGGEWGEVTSTSNCTDYQARRLNIRYKDDDGKNKFLHTLNGTAIAMSRAMIAILENYQQSDGSIKIPEVLVPYCGFDKIG from the coding sequence ATGTTAGACTACAAATTTATTAAAGAAAATGTTGAAGCCGTAAAACAAAATATTAAAAACCGGCACATGAATGCGGATGCCGATAAGGCTGTAGAACTATATGATAAGCGTACTGCTCTTGTAACATCTTTGCAGAACCTTCAAAAAGAGAGAAACGATAATTCCCACTCGATGAAACAAAAGCTTAGCCCCGAAGAAAGACAAAAATTGGTCGATCAGGGAAAGGCTATAAAAGAAAAAATTGCCCAAGTTGAAGCCGATTTAGCTGAAGCTGAAAAAGCCTTGCACGAGGCTGTAAGCAAAATTCCGAATATGGCTCATCCCGATGCCCCTGTCGGCAAAGAGGATTCCGACAATTTGGAAGTTAAACGTTGCGGCACAGTGCCCAAGTTTGATTTTGAACCTAAAGACCATGTTCAATTAGGTCAAGATTTAGATTTGATAGATTTTGAAGCCGGCACAAAGGTTTCGGGCGTTAAATTCTATTTTCTAAAAAATGAGGCCGTATTTTTGGAGCAAGCCCTTACCATGTACGGGCTTAACATATTGAGAAAACACGGGTTTAAGCCCTTTATAACTCCCGACATTGCCAAAGAAGAAATTTTATACGGCATAGGTTTTAATCCTAGAGGAGAAGAATCGAATGTCTATTCTCTTGAGGGGGAAGGCTCATGTTTGGTTGCAACTGCCGAGATTACCTTGGGAGGCTATCACTCTGATGAGATAATCAAAAAAGAAGATCTGCCCTTAAAATATTGCGGTATTTCTCATTGTTTTAGACGGGAAGCAGGAGCTGCGGGGCAATTTTCAAAGGGCCTTTATAGGGTTCATCAGTTTTCAAAATTGGAAATGTTTGTTTATTGTACACCTGAAGAGTCTGATGCCATCCATGAGGAGCTCCGAATAATCGAAGAAGAAATATTCAATGGACTTGGAATTCCTTTTAGGGTTGTCGATACCTGTACAGGCGACCTTGGAGCTCCTGCCTATCGAAAGTGGGACTTGGAAGCATGGATGCCGGGAAGAAACGGGGGCGAATGGGGCGAGGTTACTTCTACTTCAAACTGTACCGATTATCAGGCCCGCCGTTTAAATATACGCTACAAGGATGATGACGGCAAAAATAAATTCTTACATACCCTAAACGGAACAGCCATTGCCATGTCCAGGGCGATGATAGCCATCTTAGAAAACTATCAGCAGTCTGACGGCTCTATTAAAATACCTGAAGTACTTGTGCCCTATTGCGGATTTGATAAGATAGGCTAA
- a CDS encoding DUF2715 domain-containing protein — MNKKIFFVFVGLVMISTASLSARDLGIDLDVGGAYTRHSQHYIGSCCDGAGFSTNSKASKNLGGIHLGVNFGLPKNWSVFADTMFTFNKTLVNDTQLGIGYNFLLGKGFKLFVGGAFSFGGSISKYSDKHTTRYFGIGGGLNVTASYMFTRKFGIYFGVADNYYKPVSGKNKEGNITTEFKDNDFKNKIHQSINAKVGIRVKL; from the coding sequence ATGAACAAAAAAATATTTTTTGTTTTTGTTGGTTTAGTGATGATTTCAACGGCATCTCTATCAGCACGAGATTTAGGAATTGACCTTGATGTCGGAGGAGCTTACACAAGGCATTCACAGCACTATATAGGCTCATGCTGTGACGGAGCAGGTTTTTCAACAAATTCCAAAGCCAGTAAAAATTTAGGGGGAATCCATTTAGGAGTCAATTTTGGATTACCAAAAAACTGGTCGGTATTTGCAGACACGATGTTTACTTTTAATAAAACACTTGTAAACGATACCCAATTAGGTATAGGTTATAATTTTTTATTGGGTAAGGGTTTTAAACTATTTGTAGGAGGTGCTTTTTCTTTTGGAGGCTCAATATCAAAATATAGCGACAAACATACAACAAGATATTTCGGTATTGGAGGCGGCCTGAATGTAACCGCATCATATATGTTCACAAGAAAATTTGGAATATATTTTGGTGTAGCCGATAACTATTACAAACCGGTATCAGGCAAAAACAAAGAAGGAAATATTACAACAGAATTCAAAGATAATGATTTTAAAAACAAAATACACCAATCTATAAATGCAAAAGTAGGAATTAGAGTTAAACTGTAA
- a CDS encoding DNA cytosine methyltransferase, whose translation MNCIEICAGAGGQALGLEQAGFEHIALVEYEHTYCEILRQNRPNWNVICSDVKDFSGFKYRGTIDLFSGGVPCPPFSVAGKQLGHSDTRDLFPEALRLIEEIQPKTVMLENVKGFLDSKFDEYRLSILNRIKLLGYNVHIKLLNASDYGVPQLRPRVVIIGIRTDINAAFQYPLPINKRAPTVGETLADLMKANGWKNADDWIKNANTIAPTIVGGSKKHGGPDLGPVRARKAWAELGVDGLGVANEAPCADFIGMPKLTPRMIARLQGFPDEWTFGTKKTAACRMIGNAFPPPVAKIVGEQIREVLENAIIISNRKKKVS comes from the coding sequence TTGAACTGTATAGAGATTTGTGCAGGTGCTGGGGGGCAAGCATTAGGCTTGGAACAAGCAGGGTTTGAACACATTGCTTTAGTTGAATATGAGCATACCTATTGTGAGATATTACGGCAAAACCGTCCGAATTGGAACGTAATCTGCTCTGATGTGAAAGATTTTTCAGGATTTAAATATCGAGGAACAATTGATTTGTTTTCAGGGGGTGTACCCTGTCCCCCATTTTCAGTTGCAGGAAAACAATTAGGACATTCCGATACTCGTGATTTATTTCCTGAAGCATTGCGGCTTATTGAAGAGATACAACCCAAGACTGTGATGTTGGAAAATGTAAAAGGATTTTTAGATTCAAAATTCGATGAATATAGGTTATCAATTTTGAATAGAATAAAACTGCTGGGATATAATGTTCATATTAAATTATTAAATGCTTCTGATTATGGAGTCCCGCAGCTCAGACCGAGGGTTGTTATTATTGGTATCCGAACAGACATAAATGCTGCTTTTCAATATCCCTTACCTATAAATAAAAGAGCTCCAACTGTAGGTGAAACTCTTGCAGATTTAATGAAAGCAAATGGTTGGAAAAATGCAGATGATTGGATAAAAAATGCAAACACCATTGCCCCTACAATTGTAGGAGGTTCAAAAAAACATGGGGGACCGGATTTAGGTCCTGTACGGGCAAGAAAAGCATGGGCTGAGTTAGGCGTTGACGGATTAGGTGTTGCAAATGAAGCACCATGTGCAGATTTTATTGGAATGCCTAAACTTACGCCCCGCATGATTGCACGACTTCAAGGATTCCCTGATGAGTGGACCTTTGGGACAAAAAAAACCGCCGCCTGTAGAATGATTGGAAATGCTTTTCCGCCGCCTGTAGCGAAAATTGTTGGAGAACAAATAAGGGAGGTTTTAGAAAATGCAATCATTATTAGCAATCGAAAGAAAAAAGTATCATAA
- a CDS encoding NgoMIV family type II restriction endonuclease, protein MQSLLAIERKKYHKALLENGVLIIDSHGIPSNADKSSKLSIAIATGITNTLMAATAEKAVGQTSGAKFELINMEFLVNTFPKLQELRPGVWHIVKLGNRNTIKTSSFAQYEHLEYLSHLTENDAKLAASMGNDYMVAPDVVIYRETVEDSEINKSQLIVDDDIAKMAYIRKKNGGLPILHASISAKWTMRSDRAQNSRTEALGLIRNRKGNLPHIAVVTGEPLPGRLASLALGTGDIDCMYHFALYELIDAVQASGAEDSIELLNVLIQGKRLKDISDLPLDLAV, encoded by the coding sequence ATGCAATCATTATTAGCAATCGAAAGAAAAAAGTATCATAAAGCTTTGCTTGAAAATGGCGTTCTTATAATTGATAGTCATGGAATTCCAAGTAATGCAGATAAGTCATCAAAATTATCAATTGCTATTGCTACAGGAATTACAAACACCCTTATGGCTGCAACTGCCGAAAAAGCCGTTGGACAAACGTCAGGAGCAAAATTTGAACTCATCAATATGGAATTTCTTGTAAATACCTTTCCTAAATTACAAGAGCTTAGACCGGGTGTATGGCATATTGTAAAATTAGGAAACCGTAATACGATAAAAACCAGTAGTTTTGCACAGTATGAGCATTTAGAATATTTAAGTCACTTAACAGAAAATGATGCAAAATTAGCTGCTAGTATGGGTAATGATTATATGGTTGCTCCTGATGTTGTCATATATCGGGAAACTGTTGAAGACTCTGAAATCAATAAATCCCAACTAATTGTAGATGATGACATTGCAAAGATGGCGTATATACGAAAAAAGAATGGAGGACTGCCGATCCTTCATGCTTCAATTTCAGCAAAATGGACAATGCGCAGTGATCGTGCACAAAATAGCCGTACAGAAGCACTAGGGCTAATCCGAAATAGAAAGGGCAACCTTCCTCATATAGCGGTTGTAACAGGAGAACCTCTGCCAGGACGCTTAGCCTCACTGGCTTTAGGAACAGGAGATATTGATTGTATGTATCATTTTGCATTATATGAATTAATAGATGCAGTACAAGCAAGCGGTGCAGAAGATTCTATCGAACTATTAAATGTGTTGATACAAGGGAAAAGATTAAAAGATATCAGTGACTTACCATTGGATTTAGCCGTTTAA
- a CDS encoding sigma 54-interacting transcriptional regulator: MNKAIPVLNKTNPISAEQVLELILEALRELVNYELAVVMRFEDNNILKVRKALGPLSSKLLEDFTINLNSRKDIAKILSEKKAYLFDETSPHVDTYDEIMELPENHSCLVAPLYIGEKAIGMMTLDHRMCSQFTPEIVRFVSTISKLISVALVQTDASQSLIQKTESLLLERNVLLRSSTNVFKEMVGTSRAWTTVLDSIKLVAASDVPVLISGETGTGKEQAARTIHRLSNRAEKPFVPVNCSALVQSLAESEIFGHEKGAFSGAAALRKGRFELADGGTLFLDEVGDLPFDLQPKLLRVLQDGKFERVGGEKPVSVDVRIIAATNVDLAEAVAMGRFREDLLYRLDVFPLRLPPLRERGDDTALLAEYFISDIRKRKGFENTSLSRDAIEKLMAMPWHGNVRELKNVVERAAILSQGGEIPAEHLVPGTRESYVLSGLHKKPVTTSANTKTEDKVLPEDIKTFDEAQIEIIERALSASNGKIYGKDGAAALLNLKPGTLQSKMKKLGIKY, encoded by the coding sequence ATGAATAAGGCTATACCCGTTTTAAATAAAACCAATCCCATCTCTGCCGAACAAGTATTGGAGCTCATTCTTGAAGCCCTTAGGGAACTTGTCAATTACGAGCTCGCAGTTGTGATGCGTTTTGAAGATAATAATATTTTAAAGGTCAGGAAGGCTCTGGGCCCTCTTTCGTCTAAACTCCTTGAGGACTTTACCATAAATTTAAATTCCAGAAAGGATATAGCCAAAATTCTATCCGAAAAAAAGGCTTATCTTTTTGATGAAACTAGTCCCCATGTCGATACATATGACGAAATAATGGAGCTGCCCGAAAACCATTCCTGTTTGGTCGCTCCCCTTTATATTGGGGAAAAGGCTATAGGGATGATGACCTTGGATCACAGAATGTGTTCCCAGTTTACGCCAGAAATTGTCCGCTTTGTTTCTACAATTTCAAAGCTGATTTCGGTTGCCCTTGTGCAAACCGATGCCTCCCAATCCCTCATTCAAAAAACCGAAAGCCTCTTGCTTGAAAGAAATGTTTTGCTCCGGTCGTCGACAAATGTTTTTAAGGAAATGGTCGGAACTTCCCGGGCTTGGACTACGGTTTTGGACTCGATAAAGCTGGTTGCGGCCTCGGATGTGCCGGTTTTAATTTCGGGAGAAACCGGAACGGGAAAGGAGCAGGCTGCCCGCACCATTCACAGGCTTTCCAACAGGGCGGAAAAGCCCTTTGTTCCCGTAAACTGTTCGGCCCTTGTGCAGAGTCTTGCCGAAAGCGAAATCTTCGGGCATGAGAAGGGGGCCTTTTCTGGGGCGGCGGCCTTGCGGAAGGGCAGGTTCGAGCTTGCCGACGGCGGAACCCTCTTTTTGGATGAGGTAGGGGACTTGCCCTTCGATTTACAGCCTAAGCTTTTGCGTGTTCTGCAAGACGGAAAATTCGAGCGTGTCGGCGGGGAAAAGCCCGTTTCAGTGGATGTACGGATAATAGCTGCAACCAATGTCGACTTAGCCGAGGCTGTTGCGATGGGCCGCTTCCGTGAAGACCTGCTTTACAGGCTTGATGTTTTCCCCTTGAGGCTTCCGCCATTAAGGGAGAGAGGCGACGATACCGCCCTTTTAGCCGAATACTTTATTTCAGACATACGCAAGCGGAAAGGTTTTGAAAATACGAGTCTTTCAAGGGATGCCATAGAAAAGCTTATGGCCATGCCTTGGCACGGAAATGTCCGCGAGCTTAAAAATGTTGTGGAGCGTGCTGCCATTCTTTCCCAAGGCGGAGAAATTCCTGCAGAGCACTTGGTGCCGGGAACAAGGGAGTCCTATGTTTTAAGCGGACTGCACAAAAAGCCGGTAACAACCTCCGCCAATACAAAAACCGAAGATAAGGTTTTGCCTGAAGACATCAAAACCTTTGATGAGGCCCAAATCGAAATTATCGAAAGAGCTCTTTCAGCCTCCAACGGCAAAATTTACGGCAAAGACGGAGCCGCAGCTCTTTTAAATCTCAAACCTGGAACTCTCCAAAGCAAGATGAAAAAGCTCGGAATAAAGTATTAA
- a CDS encoding YggS family pyridoxal phosphate-dependent enzyme: protein MKDDIKINLEEVHRRMEAACKACGRDPKEVRLLMATKTVTPERILKAFEFGELLIGENKVQELCEKYDALSSVKHETHFIGHLQTNKIKDVIKYADCIESVDRLDLAEKLSKRLEAEGKSIDILIQVNTSEEESKFGCKPEEALALTEKIAKLPCLNIKGLMTIGLFSDDMDKVRLCFKLLQKIRKEITEKKIPNVSMDVVSMGMTGDLEVAIEEGSTLIRVGTAIFGKRNYPDSYYWNENAKVEV from the coding sequence ATGAAAGACGATATTAAAATAAATTTGGAAGAAGTACATAGAAGAATGGAAGCCGCTTGTAAGGCTTGCGGACGGGACCCGAAAGAGGTAAGGCTTCTTATGGCCACAAAGACTGTTACGCCTGAGCGTATTTTAAAGGCCTTTGAATTTGGAGAACTTTTGATCGGAGAAAACAAGGTTCAGGAATTGTGCGAAAAATACGATGCCCTGTCATCGGTAAAGCATGAAACCCACTTTATAGGCCACCTTCAAACCAATAAGATAAAAGATGTTATAAAATATGCCGACTGCATCGAGTCTGTTGACAGGCTGGACTTGGCCGAAAAATTGAGCAAAAGACTTGAAGCCGAAGGAAAAAGCATAGATATTCTTATACAGGTAAACACCTCCGAAGAAGAAAGTAAATTCGGGTGTAAACCTGAAGAAGCCCTTGCTCTAACCGAAAAAATTGCAAAACTTCCATGCTTAAATATAAAGGGTCTTATGACAATAGGACTTTTTTCCGATGATATGGATAAGGTAAGGCTTTGTTTTAAACTCCTGCAAAAAATTCGCAAGGAGATTACCGAAAAGAAGATTCCGAATGTTTCTATGGATGTTGTTTCTATGGGCATGACCGGAGATCTCGAAGTTGCCATCGAAGAAGGCTCGACCCTGATTAGGGTTGGTACGGCAATTTTCGGTAAACGAAACTATCCCGATTCCTATTATTGGAACGAAAATGCAAAGGTTGAAGTGTAG